A window of the Motacilla alba alba isolate MOTALB_02 chromosome 17, Motacilla_alba_V1.0_pri, whole genome shotgun sequence genome harbors these coding sequences:
- the LOC119709056 gene encoding globoside alpha-1,3-N-acetylgalactosaminyltransferase 1-like yields MISRKVLLGSLVCLGAVAAVLWAVAGSGKVHYLPYYLPCPEIFSMKLQYTEEKLIQLFPQLFYQQPRVLAPKRQDVLTVTPWLAPIVWEGTFDPEILDSAYRPLNLTIGVTAFAVGKYTRFVRRFLESAERHFLRGYRVNYYIFTDSPQSIPRPRLQPGRRLLTVPVQKHPGWQEISMRRMEAINQHVAKESHGQVQYLFCLDIDMVFHNPWGPETLGDTVAAIHPGYFDVPREQFPYERRSSSAAFIPEGEGDFYYGGAVFGGSVKKVYEFTKICHMTILADKANGIMAAWQEESHLNRHFLSHKPSKLLSPEYIWDDRKPKPPQIRLVRFSTVNKNYKEVRN; encoded by the exons ATGATTTccaggaaggtgctgctgggatCTCTTGTCTGCCTGGGTGCTGTTGCTGCAGTTCTCTG GGCTGTAGCTGGGAGTGGAAAAGTGCACTACCTGCCCTACTACCTTCCCTGCCCTGAAATCTT CTCCATGAAACTCCAATATACAGAAGAGAAGCTAATCCAGCTTTTCCCCCA ATTATTTTATCAGCAGCCAAGAGTGCTGGCGCCAAA gcGCCAGGATGTGCTGACAGTCACACCATGGCTGGCCCCCATCGTctgggaagggacctttgaTCCTGAGATCCTGGACAGTGCCTACAGACCCCTGAACCTCACCATAGGGGTGACAGCCTTTGCTGTAGGAAA GTACACGAGGTTCGTGCGTCGCTTCCTGGAGTCGGCGGAGCGGCACTTCCTGCGCGGCTACCGGGTGAACTATTACATCTTCACCGACAGCCCCCAGAGCAtcccccggccccggctgcaGCCCGGCCGCAGGCTGCTCACCGTCCCCGTGCAGAAACACCCCGGCTGGCAGGAGATCTCCATGCGCAGGATGGAGGCCATCAACCAGCACGTGGCCAAGGAGAGCCACGGCCAGGTGCAGTACCTCTTCTGCCTGGACATCGACATGGTGTTCCACAACCCCTGGGGCCCCGAGACCCTGGGGGACACGGTGGCGGCCATCCACCCCGGCTACTTCGATGTGCCGCGAGAGCAGTTCCCTTATGAGAGGAGGAGCTCCTCAGCAGCCTTCATCcctgagggagaaggggattTCTACTACGGAGGGGCCGTGTTTGGAGGCTCGGTCAAGAAAGTCTATGAGTTCACCAAGATCTGCCACATGACCATCCTGGCAGACAAAGCCAACGGGATcatggcagcctggcaggaggagaGTCACCTCAACAGGCACTTCTTGTCCCACAAACCCTCCAAGCTGCTTTCTCCAGAGTATATATGGGATGACAGGAAGCCAAAGCCCCCCCAAATCCGCCTCGTGCGTTTTTCCACGGTGAATAAGAACTACAAAGAGGTCAGAAACTGA
- the SURF6 gene encoding surfeit locus protein 6, whose amino-acid sequence MASLAAQDSYLQGLARRAGVQHSPESRKRKLVSKPGQPEDAGRQVKKQKKKKPRKQTEKKNAPSAKQVVSNTSKPTPGQKVAPQASKSSPQGGTQNRKESLATGSKSELSSPSVSAISLLRQRLHEKIKKASGQDNAKELTPAVLEKRQRRKYERERKKRRRKELKMKAKMEKKETEEVPAEPEDKKEESKADIVFNRVKVHEENELNKVQKKKEKRKAVKGNITPLTGKNYKQLLSRLETRKNKLEELKEKDEKKAQELETKIRWTNALYKAEGVKIRDDEERLKEALKRKEKRRAQRKRQWEERTVRVVEKMQQRQDKRKKNIQKKKKERIEKKKARARKKGRVLPEDLKKAGL is encoded by the exons ATGGCCAGCCTGGCCGCCCAGGACTCCTACCTGCAGGGCTTGGCCAGGAGGGCCGGCGTGCAGCACTCTCCGGAGTCGCGGAAGAGGAAATTGG TGTCTAAGCCAGGCCAGCCCGAGGATGCTGGCAGACAGGtcaagaaacagaagaaaaagaagcccAGGAAGCAAACTGAGAAGAAGAATGCTCCTTCAGCCAAGCAGGTGGTTTCTAACACCAGTAAACCCACTCCAGGACAGAAAGTAGCCCCTCAAGCCAGCAAATCATCTCCACAGGGTGGCACACAGAACAGAAAGGAGAGTTTGGCTACAG GAAGTAAAAGTGAACTGAGTTCCCCTTCTGTTTCTGCAATCAGCCTGTTGCGTCAGAGACTCCACGAGAAGATTAAAAAGGCTTCTGGACAG GATAATGCCAAGGAGTTaacccctgcagtgctggagaagaggcagagaaggaagtatgagagagagagaaagaaacgCCGGCGAAAGGAGTTGAAGATGAAGGcaaaaatggagaagaaagagacTGAGGAGGTACCAGCAGAGCCAGAAGACAAAAAGGAGGAGAGCAAAGCCGACATTGTCTTCAACAGGGTTAAAGTTCATGAAGAGAATGAGTTGAACAAGGtccagaagaagaaagagaagaggaaagcgGTGAAAGGCAATATCACTCCTCTGACAGGCAAGAACtacaagcagctgctgagcaggctGGAGACCAGGAAGAATAAACTGGAGGAGCTCAAGGAGAAGGACGAGAAGAAAGCTCAGGAGCTGGAGACCAAGATAAGATGGACAAATGCCCTCTATAAGGCAGAAGGGGTGAAGATCCGTGACGATGAGGAGCGTCTGAAGGAGGCCCTGAAGCGCAAGGAGAAGCGGCGAGCGCAGCGCAAGAGGCAGTGGGAGGAACggactgtgagggtggtggagAAGATGCAGCAGCGGCAGGACAAGCGCAAGAAGAACAtccagaagaagaagaaagagaggatAGAGAAGAAGAAAGCCAGGGCCCGGAAGAAGGGCCGAGTTCTGCCAGAGGACTTGAAAAAGGCTGGGTTATAG